The Acidobacteriota bacterium genome has a segment encoding these proteins:
- a CDS encoding ECF-type sigma factor has protein sequence MSETTETRSVTELIAAHREGDDAAFEQLVGRLYGDLRRIAHFQRARLAAGETLRTTALVHEAFVKIAQQNGARWEGRSHFLAVLGRAMRHVLVDDARRRLSAKGGGGRRPETLDDNLCQDPRQAARIVEVDDALHRLRDLDERLCQVVEYRFFAGLTRDETALALGRSPRTVHRDWLRAKAWLRKLLGDSPAAELPSHG, from the coding sequence CGATGACGCCGCCTTCGAGCAACTCGTCGGTCGTCTCTATGGCGATCTGCGACGCATCGCCCACTTCCAGCGGGCTCGTTTGGCGGCCGGTGAAACCCTTCGGACCACCGCATTGGTCCATGAAGCCTTCGTCAAGATCGCGCAGCAGAACGGTGCCCGCTGGGAGGGTCGGTCCCACTTCCTGGCAGTCCTGGGACGCGCCATGCGCCATGTCCTGGTTGACGACGCCCGTCGTCGGCTGAGCGCCAAGGGCGGCGGTGGCCGGCGGCCCGAAACCCTCGACGACAACCTCTGCCAGGACCCCCGACAGGCCGCCCGTATCGTCGAAGTGGATGACGCCCTGCACCGATTGCGTGATCTCGACGAGCGGCTTTGCCAGGTGGTGGAGTACCGTTTCTTCGCCGGCCTGACCCGCGACGAGACGGCCTTGGCCCTCGGCCGATCCCCGCGAACGGTGCATCGCGACTGGTTGCGGGCGAAAGCCTGGCTGCGCAAGCTGCTCGGTGACTCGCCGGCTGCGGAGCTCCCGAGCCATGGTTGA